The following proteins come from a genomic window of Anaerolineae bacterium:
- a CDS encoding sigma-70 family RNA polymerase sigma factor, with protein sequence MPSLSLAQQGATTSEPEDARLVQAAQRDRAAFADLYDRYVARVYRYLYSRIGDVHETEDATAQVFTEALAGLDGYREQGRFAPWLFSIARRRAADHHRRRQHAPLCDALTCPSDDDPLATLVHEEDLRRLAGLLRELDEEAQELLRLRYAAGLTYGEIGRLVGRSEDAVKMAIHRLLRRLHRSWELSDGPK encoded by the coding sequence ATGCCGAGTCTCTCACTGGCCCAACAAGGGGCCACGACCTCCGAGCCGGAGGACGCACGGCTGGTACAGGCAGCCCAGCGCGATCGGGCCGCCTTCGCCGACCTGTACGATCGTTACGTGGCCCGCGTCTACCGCTACCTCTACAGCCGCATCGGCGACGTGCACGAGACTGAGGACGCCACCGCCCAGGTTTTCACCGAGGCGCTGGCCGGGCTGGATGGCTACCGGGAGCAGGGGCGGTTCGCCCCCTGGCTATTCAGCATCGCCCGCCGGCGCGCCGCCGATCATCACCGTCGGCGGCAGCACGCTCCCCTGTGCGATGCCCTGACGTGTCCCAGCGATGACGACCCTCTGGCGACGCTGGTGCACGAGGAGGACCTGCGACGCCTGGCCGGCCTGCTGCGCGAGCTAGATGAGGAGGCGCAGGAGCTGCTGCGCCTGCGCTACGCCGCCGGACTGACCTATGGCGAGATCGGCCGGCTGGTGGGCCGCAGTGAGGATGCTGTCAAGATGGCTATTCACCGGCTGCTGCGCCGGCTGCACCGATCCTGGGAGTTGAGCGATGGTCCCAAGTGA